From one Mycobacterium colombiense CECT 3035 genomic stretch:
- a CDS encoding enoyl-CoA hydratase/isomerase family protein, with translation MTTTDDPVLLSEDRDGVRTLTLNRPRRKNAINPQLWLALRDALDAAGHDPGVRALVIAGAGGSFCSGADISAPEDIHPKYKLQRLTDVALALHELPVPTIAKVTGVAVGAGWNLALGCDLVVATPESTFCQIFSKRGLSIDLGGSWLLPKIVGLQQAKRLALLADTIDAEEACALNLVTWVVSAAEIDAFVSDLASRLAAGPPIALAHTKALLNEGADRTLRDALANEARAQGVNFATADTAAAYAAFAQRREPSFTGRWAVPKPGVKPQSGEKQSE, from the coding sequence ATGACCACAACCGATGACCCCGTGCTGCTCTCGGAAGACCGCGACGGGGTACGCACCCTCACGCTCAACCGGCCACGTCGCAAAAACGCGATCAATCCGCAACTGTGGCTCGCCCTGCGAGACGCGCTCGACGCGGCCGGCCACGATCCGGGGGTGCGCGCCCTGGTGATCGCCGGTGCCGGGGGCAGCTTCTGTTCCGGCGCGGACATCTCGGCTCCCGAGGACATTCACCCGAAGTACAAGTTGCAGCGGCTGACCGACGTGGCACTGGCCCTGCACGAGCTGCCGGTTCCCACGATCGCCAAGGTGACCGGGGTGGCCGTCGGGGCGGGGTGGAATTTGGCGCTGGGGTGCGACCTGGTGGTGGCCACACCGGAATCGACGTTCTGCCAGATCTTTTCGAAGCGTGGCCTGTCGATCGACCTCGGCGGCTCCTGGCTGCTACCGAAAATCGTCGGTCTGCAACAAGCCAAGCGACTCGCGTTGCTGGCGGACACGATCGACGCCGAGGAGGCGTGCGCCCTCAACCTGGTGACGTGGGTGGTGTCGGCCGCGGAGATCGACGCCTTCGTCTCGGATCTCGCCAGCCGGTTGGCCGCCGGTCCGCCGATCGCGCTGGCGCACACCAAGGCACTGCTGAACGAGGGCGCGGACCGCACCCTGCGTGACGCGCTGGCCAACGAGGCCCGCGCTCAGGGCGTCAACTTCGCGACGGCAGACACCGCCGCTGCCTATGCCGCTTTCGCGCAGCGGCGGGAGCCGTCGTTTACTGGTCGGTGGGCCGTACCGAAACCTGGCGTAAAACCACAATCGGGCGAGAAGCAATCGGAGTAG
- a CDS encoding acyl-CoA dehydrogenase family protein, with translation MNFELTEDQELIRRSVAELARKFDDQYWMEKDQAHEFPTEFYRAIADGGWLGMTIPTQYGGHGLGITEATILLEEVAKSGGAMNAASSIHLSIFGMQPVVVHGSDELKARTLPAVATGEVHVCFGVTEPGAGLDTSRITTFAKRDGDRYIVNGRKVWISKAMESDKILLLTRTQSYDEVAKKTDGMTLFLTDLDRSRVDIRPIRKMGRNAVSSNELFIDNLEVPVEDRIGEEGKGFQYILDGLNPERMLIAAEALGIGRVALEKAVKYGNEREVFGRPIGMNQGLQFPLADSLARLDAAELMLRKATWLYDNGKPCGREANTAKYLCADAGFAAADRALQTHGGMGYAEEYHITRYFREARLMKIAPVSQEMILNFLGANVLKLPRSY, from the coding sequence ATGAACTTTGAGCTGACCGAAGACCAGGAACTGATCCGTCGGTCGGTGGCCGAGCTGGCGCGGAAATTCGACGACCAGTACTGGATGGAAAAAGACCAGGCGCACGAATTCCCGACCGAGTTCTACCGTGCCATCGCCGATGGCGGCTGGCTGGGGATGACCATTCCCACCCAATACGGCGGTCACGGACTCGGGATCACCGAGGCGACCATCCTCCTCGAGGAGGTCGCCAAGTCCGGTGGCGCCATGAACGCCGCCAGCTCGATTCACCTGTCCATCTTCGGCATGCAGCCGGTCGTGGTACACGGCTCCGATGAACTCAAGGCCCGTACGTTGCCCGCCGTCGCGACCGGCGAGGTGCACGTCTGCTTCGGCGTCACCGAACCCGGTGCCGGCCTTGACACTTCGCGCATCACGACGTTCGCCAAGCGCGACGGCGACCGCTACATCGTCAACGGCCGCAAGGTCTGGATCTCCAAGGCGATGGAGTCCGACAAGATCCTGTTGCTCACCCGGACCCAGAGCTACGACGAGGTCGCCAAGAAGACCGACGGGATGACGCTGTTCCTCACCGATCTCGATCGGAGCCGGGTCGACATCCGGCCGATCCGCAAGATGGGCCGCAACGCGGTGAGCTCCAACGAATTGTTCATCGACAATCTCGAGGTGCCAGTCGAGGACCGAATCGGCGAGGAGGGCAAGGGCTTTCAGTACATCCTCGACGGCCTCAACCCGGAGCGGATGCTGATCGCGGCCGAGGCTCTCGGCATCGGGCGGGTGGCGCTGGAAAAGGCGGTGAAGTACGGCAACGAGCGCGAGGTCTTCGGCCGGCCCATCGGCATGAACCAGGGCCTGCAGTTCCCCCTCGCCGATTCGCTGGCTCGCCTCGACGCCGCCGAACTGATGCTGCGCAAGGCCACCTGGCTCTACGACAACGGCAAACCCTGTGGGCGCGAGGCCAACACGGCCAAGTATCTCTGCGCCGACGCCGGCTTCGCCGCCGCGGACCGGGCGCTGCAAACCCACGGCGGCATGGGTTACGCCGAGGAGTACCACATCACCCGCTACTTCCGCGAGGCCCGGTTGATGAAGATCGCGCCAGTCAGCCAGGAGATGATTTTGAACTTCCTGGGCGCCAACGTCTTGAAGCTGCCGAGAAGCTACTGA
- a CDS encoding amidohydrolase family protein: MNKEDMILISVDDHTVEPPDMFKNHLSKKYQDDAPRLVHNADGSDMWKFRDTVIPNVALNAVAGRPKEEYGIEPTGLDEIRPGCYNVDERVKDMNAGGILASICFPSFPGFAGRLFATDDNDFSIALVQAYNDWHIDEWCGAYPARFIPMAIPVIWDAEACAAEVRRVAKKGVHALTFTENPAAMGYPSFHDDYWAPLWKALCDTNTVMNVHIGSSGRLAITAPDAPMDVMITLQPMNIVQAAADLLWSKPIKEYPDLKIALSEGGTGWIPYFLERADRTFEMHSAWTHQNFKGKLPSEVFRDHFLTCFISDKVGVALRNEIGIDNICWEADYPHSDSMWPGAPEELWDVLSLNNVPDDEINKMTYENAMRWYSFDPFTHISREQATVGALRKAAEGHDVSIKAKGHDKDSRGGSSFADFAANAKALTGNKD, translated from the coding sequence ATGAACAAAGAAGACATGATCCTGATCAGCGTCGACGACCACACCGTCGAGCCACCTGACATGTTCAAGAACCACCTGTCGAAGAAGTATCAGGACGACGCGCCCCGGCTGGTGCACAACGCCGACGGCTCGGACATGTGGAAGTTCCGCGACACCGTCATCCCCAACGTGGCGCTCAACGCGGTGGCCGGGCGGCCCAAAGAGGAGTACGGCATCGAGCCGACGGGGCTCGACGAGATCCGGCCGGGCTGTTACAACGTGGACGAGCGCGTCAAGGACATGAATGCCGGCGGCATCCTGGCGTCGATCTGCTTCCCCTCCTTCCCGGGCTTCGCGGGCCGCTTGTTCGCCACCGACGACAACGACTTCTCGATCGCGCTGGTGCAGGCCTACAACGACTGGCACATCGACGAATGGTGCGGCGCCTACCCGGCGCGGTTCATCCCGATGGCGATACCGGTCATCTGGGACGCCGAGGCGTGCGCCGCCGAGGTGCGACGGGTCGCGAAGAAGGGCGTGCACGCGCTGACCTTCACCGAGAACCCGGCCGCAATGGGCTACCCGAGTTTCCACGACGACTATTGGGCCCCGCTGTGGAAGGCGTTGTGCGACACCAACACCGTGATGAACGTGCACATCGGTTCCTCGGGGCGGCTGGCCATCACCGCGCCGGATGCGCCGATGGACGTGATGATCACGTTGCAGCCGATGAACATCGTGCAGGCCGCCGCCGACCTGTTGTGGTCCAAGCCGATCAAGGAGTACCCGGACCTCAAGATCGCGCTGTCCGAGGGCGGAACCGGCTGGATCCCCTACTTCCTGGAGCGCGCGGACCGTACCTTCGAGATGCACTCCGCCTGGACGCACCAGAACTTCAAGGGCAAGCTGCCCAGCGAGGTCTTCCGCGACCACTTCCTGACCTGCTTCATCAGCGACAAGGTCGGCGTGGCGCTGCGCAACGAGATCGGCATCGACAACATCTGCTGGGAAGCCGACTACCCGCACAGCGACTCGATGTGGCCGGGCGCCCCGGAGGAGCTCTGGGATGTCTTGTCCCTCAACAATGTTCCCGACGACGAAATCAACAAGATGACGTACGAGAACGCCATGCGCTGGTACTCGTTCGACCCGTTCACGCACATTTCCCGCGAACAGGCGACCGTCGGTGCGCTGCGCAAAGCCGCCGAGGGGCACGACGTGTCCATCAAGGCCAAGGGCCACGACAAAGACAGCCGAGGCGGCTCGTCCTTCGCGGATTTCGCGGCCAACGCCAAAGCCCTCACCGGCAACAAGGACTGA
- a CDS encoding carboxymuconolactone decarboxylase family protein has protein sequence MRLQPLPADQWDEATRQALSAMRGADTNNALSTLAHHPALAKSFLRFNVHLLMTSTLPPRVRELAILRVAHRRRCAYEWSHHVRMAKDEGITDDQIAALQSFAGEDAGDFDAFDRAVLTGVDELDVKSELSDQTWAALGERLNDQQRMDFVFTVGCYALLAMAFNTFGIQLEHAEQH, from the coding sequence ATGCGCTTGCAGCCGCTGCCCGCGGACCAGTGGGACGAGGCGACCCGGCAGGCACTCTCGGCCATGCGTGGCGCGGACACCAACAACGCGCTCTCCACGCTGGCTCACCACCCGGCGCTGGCCAAGTCGTTCTTGAGGTTCAACGTCCACCTGTTGATGACGTCCACGCTGCCGCCGCGCGTCCGCGAGCTGGCCATCCTGCGGGTGGCGCATCGCCGGCGATGCGCCTACGAGTGGTCGCACCACGTCCGGATGGCCAAGGACGAGGGGATCACCGACGACCAGATCGCGGCCCTGCAGAGTTTTGCCGGCGAGGATGCCGGCGACTTCGACGCGTTCGACCGGGCCGTGCTCACCGGGGTCGACGAGCTCGACGTGAAATCGGAGCTGTCCGACCAGACCTGGGCGGCACTCGGTGAGCGTCTCAATGACCAGCAGCGCATGGACTTCGTCTTCACGGTCGGCTGCTACGCGCTACTGGCCATGGCCTTCAACACTTTTGGCATCCAGCTCGAACACGCCGAACAGCACTGA
- a CDS encoding aromatic ring-hydroxylating oxygenase subunit alpha, protein MPHFPKPAAGSWTENYPDLGTEPVDYTDSIDPAFFEAERDAVFRKTWLNVGRVERLPRTGSYFTRELPSAGKGTSVIITKTKDGTVKAYHNVCRHRGNKLVWNDFPHEETSGTCRQFTCKYHAWRYSLDGDLTFVQQEDEFFNVDKSDYGLAPVRCDVWEGFIFINFDDNAAPLTDYLGPLAKSIEGYPFGEMTETYSYRAEVGSNWKLFIDAFVEFYHAPILHQGQYTKEEAAKIQKFGYEALHYELAGPHNLQSTWGGQAPPPDMSMVKPMDRVLRSGLFGPWDKPEIIENLELPPGVNVKRVPQWGIDSWLFYPNFMLLIWEPGWFLTYHYWPTAVDKHIFECTLYFVPPRNARERLAQELAAVTFKEYALQDANTLEATQTMIGTRAVKEFLLCDQEVLIRHLHKTTSDYVKEYQRNGVTV, encoded by the coding sequence GTGCCGCACTTCCCCAAGCCAGCCGCCGGCAGCTGGACAGAAAACTACCCCGACCTGGGGACCGAGCCGGTCGACTACACCGACTCCATCGACCCGGCGTTCTTCGAGGCCGAGCGTGACGCCGTCTTCAGGAAGACCTGGCTCAACGTCGGCCGTGTCGAGCGACTCCCCCGCACCGGCAGCTACTTCACCAGGGAACTGCCGTCGGCCGGCAAGGGCACGTCGGTGATCATCACCAAGACCAAGGACGGCACCGTCAAGGCGTACCACAACGTCTGCCGGCACCGCGGAAACAAGTTGGTGTGGAACGACTTTCCCCACGAGGAGACCTCCGGCACCTGCCGCCAGTTCACCTGCAAGTACCACGCCTGGCGCTACAGCCTCGACGGTGACCTGACCTTCGTGCAGCAGGAAGACGAGTTCTTCAACGTCGACAAGAGCGATTACGGCCTGGCCCCGGTCCGCTGCGACGTGTGGGAAGGCTTCATCTTCATCAACTTCGACGACAACGCGGCGCCGCTGACCGACTACCTCGGGCCGCTGGCCAAGAGCATCGAGGGCTACCCCTTCGGCGAGATGACCGAGACCTACTCCTACCGCGCCGAGGTCGGCAGCAACTGGAAGCTGTTCATCGACGCGTTCGTCGAGTTCTACCACGCGCCGATCCTGCACCAGGGCCAGTACACCAAGGAGGAAGCCGCCAAGATCCAGAAGTTCGGGTACGAGGCGCTGCACTACGAACTGGCCGGGCCGCACAACCTGCAGTCGACCTGGGGCGGTCAGGCACCGCCCCCGGACATGTCCATGGTCAAGCCGATGGACCGGGTGTTGCGCAGTGGGCTGTTCGGTCCGTGGGACAAGCCGGAGATCATCGAAAACCTGGAGCTGCCACCGGGTGTCAACGTGAAGCGGGTGCCGCAGTGGGGCATCGACTCGTGGCTGTTCTACCCGAACTTCATGCTGTTGATCTGGGAGCCGGGCTGGTTCTTGACCTACCACTACTGGCCGACCGCGGTCGACAAGCACATCTTCGAATGCACGCTGTATTTCGTACCGCCGCGCAATGCGCGCGAACGCCTCGCCCAGGAGCTGGCCGCGGTGACATTCAAGGAGTACGCGTTGCAGGACGCCAACACCCTCGAAGCGACCCAGACCATGATCGGCACCCGGGCCGTCAAGGAGTTCCTGCTCTGCGACCAGGAAGTCCTGATCCGCCACCTGCACAAAACGACCAGTGACTACGTGAAGGAGTACCAGCGCAATGGCGTTACCGTCTGA